In the Corynebacterium suedekumii genome, one interval contains:
- the glnA gene encoding type I glutamate--ammonia ligase: MNRQQEFVLRTVEERDIRFIRLWFTDILGYLKSVMMSPSELEGAFDEGVGFDGSSVEGFSRISESDTIALPDPSTFQILPFDSATPEIQSARMFCDITTPDGQPSWSDPRQILRRQLTKAADDGFTCMISPEIEFYLIKQNQDLTTLEPTDNGGYFDQATNNIAPRFRREAMMALESMGIATEFSHHETAPGQQEIDLRHADALTMADSIMTFRYLIKQVAVDSGIRATFMPKPFTEHAGSAMHSHISLFEGGTNAFHDPDDEISLSQTAKHFIAGILHHATEISAVTNQWPNSYKRIVFGNEAPTAATWGVSNRSALVRVPTYRLAKEDSRRVEVRSIDSACNPYLAYSVILGAGLKGIREEYELDEPAEDDISQLTRRERRAMGYKDLPSSLDQALRELEKSDFVADILGEHVFEYFLRSKWNEWHSYQEQITPWELRNTLDY, translated from the coding sequence ATGAATCGTCAACAGGAATTCGTGTTGCGCACCGTCGAGGAACGTGACATCCGCTTCATCAGGCTGTGGTTCACCGACATCCTCGGGTACCTCAAGTCCGTCATGATGAGCCCCTCGGAGCTCGAGGGCGCCTTCGACGAGGGCGTCGGCTTCGACGGCTCCTCCGTCGAGGGGTTCTCCCGCATCTCCGAGTCGGACACCATCGCGCTGCCGGACCCGTCGACGTTCCAGATCCTGCCCTTCGACTCGGCCACCCCGGAGATCCAGTCGGCCCGGATGTTCTGCGACATCACCACCCCCGACGGCCAGCCCTCCTGGTCCGACCCGCGCCAGATCCTGCGCCGGCAGCTCACCAAGGCCGCCGACGACGGCTTCACCTGCATGATCTCCCCGGAGATCGAGTTCTACCTGATCAAGCAGAACCAGGACCTGACCACCCTGGAGCCGACGGACAACGGCGGCTACTTCGACCAGGCCACCAACAACATCGCGCCCCGGTTCCGCCGGGAGGCGATGATGGCGCTGGAGTCGATGGGCATCGCCACCGAGTTCTCCCACCATGAGACCGCGCCGGGCCAGCAGGAGATCGACCTGCGCCACGCCGACGCCCTCACCATGGCCGACAGCATCATGACGTTCCGCTACCTGATCAAGCAGGTCGCCGTGGACAGTGGCATCCGCGCCACCTTCATGCCCAAGCCGTTCACCGAGCACGCCGGGTCCGCGATGCACTCGCACATCTCCCTGTTCGAGGGCGGCACCAACGCCTTCCACGACCCGGACGACGAGATCTCGCTGTCGCAGACCGCCAAGCACTTCATCGCCGGCATCCTCCACCACGCCACGGAGATCTCCGCGGTGACCAACCAGTGGCCGAACTCCTACAAGCGCATCGTCTTCGGCAACGAGGCACCCACCGCCGCCACCTGGGGAGTGTCCAACCGCTCCGCCCTCGTCCGGGTGCCCACCTACCGGCTGGCCAAGGAGGATTCCCGCCGGGTCGAGGTCCGCTCCATCGACTCCGCCTGCAACCCCTACCTGGCCTACTCCGTCATCCTCGGCGCCGGCCTCAAGGGCATCCGGGAGGAGTACGAGCTGGATGAGCCGGCGGAGGATGACATCTCCCAGCTCACCCGCCGTGAGCGCCGGGCGATGGGCTACAAGGATCTTCCCTCCTCCCTCGACCAGGCGCTGAGGGAGCTGGAGAAGTCCGACTTCGTCGCCGACATCCTCGGCGAGCACGTCTTCGAGTACTTCCTGCGATCCAAGTGGAACGAATGGCACAGCTACCAGGAGCAGATCACGCCCTGGGAGCTGCGCAACACCCTCGACTACTAG